A region of Salvelinus alpinus chromosome 24, SLU_Salpinus.1, whole genome shotgun sequence DNA encodes the following proteins:
- the LOC139552729 gene encoding small ribosomal subunit protein uS11, producing the protein MAPRKGKEKKEEQVIALGPQVAEGENVFGVCHIFASFNDTFVHVTDLSGKETICRVTGGMKVKADRDESSPYAAMLAAQDVAQRCKELGITALHIKLRATGGNRTKTPGPGAQSALRALARSGMKIGRIEDVTPIPSDSTRRKGGRRGRRL; encoded by the exons ATGGCACCTCGCAAGGGTAAAGAAAAGAAGGAAGAACAGGTCATCGCTCTGGGACCTCAGGTTGCCGAAGGCGAGAATGTCTTTGGAGTCTGCCACATCTTTGCATCCTTCAATGACACCTTCGTTCATGTCACTGACCTCTCCGGCAA GGAAACTATCTGCCGTGTGACTGGTGGTATGAAGGTAAAGGCCGACAGAGACGAATCCTCCCCCTACGCTGCCATGTTGGCCGCCCAGGATGTGGCACAGAGGTGCAAGGAGCTGGGAATCACTGCCCTGCATATTAAGCTGAGGGCCACTGGCGGTAACAG AACCAAGACCCCTGGACCAGGAGCACAGTCTGCTCTCCGTGCCCTAGCTCGTTCTGGCATGAAAATCGGACGCATCG AGGATGTCACCCCTATTCCATCAGACAGCACCCGGAGAAAGGGAGGTCGTCGTGGGCGTCGTCTGTAA
- the LOC139552724 gene encoding putative nuclease HARBI1 — protein MKAQNCVFLSALTMACPFVRDVVDEEALVLRRAFRRERVFRDRLDPLAFPDDHLYERYRFSADGIRYLCRLLGPRIKHRTARSHALSVEQMVCVALRFFASGAFLYSVGDAEQLNKATICRTIRSVCLAIKALADVFISFPGHRRLCDIKEEFYRIAGFPNVIGAVDCTHIRIKAPSGAHEADFVNRKSFHSINVQMVCNADCVISNVVAKWPGSVHDSRIFRASEIYQCLSQGEFSGVLLGDRGYGCQPFLLTPFTDPQEAQQAYNHAHARTRARVEMTFGLLKARFHCLHKLRVSPVRACDITVACAVLHNVACLRKERAPRVPPAMDWDNPAIFPDDDSGRLLRDQYVLNYFS, from the exons atgaaggcccaaaattgtgtgttcctttctgctctgacaatggcatgcccattcgtgcgagatgtggtggatgaagaagcacttgtgctgaggagagccttcaggcgagaaagggtcttcagggaccggttggacccactggccttccctgatgaccatctatatgaaagatacaggttttctgcagatggcatcaggtatctatgcagactactgggtcccaggattaagcaccgcactgcacggagccatgcactgagtgtggagcaaatggtttgtgtggccttgcgcttttttgctagtggagccttcctgtactcagtgggggatgcagaacagctgaacaaggccacaatttgccgcacaataaggagtgtgtgtctggctatcaaagcattagcagatgtcttcatctccttccctggccacagaagactctgtgacatcaaagaggagttctataggattgcag gtttccccaatgtcattggtgcagtggactgcacacacataaggataaaagccccctcaggtgcccatgaggccgattttgtgaataggaaatcctttcacagcattaatgttcag atggtctgcaatgctgactgtgtgatcagcaatgttgtggcaaaatggcctggctcagtccatgactccagaatctttcgggcctctgaaatctatcagtgcctatcacaag gtgaattctctggtgtgttgctgggagacagggggtatggctgccagccttttctcctgacacctttcacagacccccaggaagcacagcaggcctacaaccatgcccatgccaggaccagggccagagttgaaatgacctttggcctcctgaaggcacgctttcactgccttcacaaattaagggtcagccctgttagggcatgtgatattactgtggcttgtgctgtcctccacaatgtggcctgcctgaggaaggagagggcccccagagtgccaccagccatggactgggacaatccggcaatcttccctgatgacgacagtggtcggctgctgagggaccaatatgtgttgaattattttagttag